Proteins co-encoded in one Crateriforma spongiae genomic window:
- a CDS encoding beta-agarase, whose amino-acid sequence MFASFAQQRPTLMIVSAAFLATICPVHGQQLSQEGLAQQATHQFLFDDFAKDRQTTFTGNGRDRGLKELTILTETHQIGDGDEILLPEGAERIAGLFRHFAFHGENLHRIAEVRVFPFSPDKAPPRSKQVEDFYRVQMPSIPLMDAPPSRMKMRFLMKQANDTCRVDDLVFIAQKAIPPQFDTIPYRDLGSEFPRERVEIQLDTDHELSVGGTSRLQRDRWFRMHETPGTVDATFENWAAQRGFLTGRGAFKFNPGLTRSWGGSEVLQESKTQPGAADMSFFDRYDAGERLRKAIPLYQEKPFACCFNDWPDFMSVPLVGRGTPQVEHFDDAAELAAALVAEQIKDAGYSAHWWEVKNESSVQSEWAHHWQESKGIDGWGLLADFHNRVADAVHQRSPETQVGGPSSAYMQLQVKDFDLYRNQARFIEETRGHIDFFSHHFYENALMLGAHERRGLGYSNYLLGRYEAILDMLRAHMHKVDNVLPILITECGSLQNGRQPSDNWLRLYAWNAYLNKSMQRPDQIDLFVPFIFLHMSWNPNSGDAAFTPKTDRDRHRTIDDFDRTTVSRYFDLWSDFDGNRLPVDFQRDWLDVVAVHDGERVSLAVTNMGGRQIAIDLSKVAQRVGASAATQTRLNYHRGQVVFEPEHTVDASKIPVDVNETTVIRLLLPQPLAPTGTLAMDRNYAHATAIKSDGQSKTFRINVSDAARVKHAKLIVGMHRSGGITEPLAVQINGTPVSIDTGDADEFSEFFAPLDATIRPSLVQQENQIDIVAQPGATITSVQLQTLSDAN is encoded by the coding sequence ATGTTTGCATCCTTCGCCCAACAACGCCCGACCTTGATGATTGTGTCGGCGGCCTTCTTGGCCACCATCTGTCCAGTGCATGGCCAGCAACTAAGCCAAGAAGGCTTGGCACAACAAGCGACGCATCAATTTCTGTTTGACGACTTTGCCAAAGACCGCCAAACAACGTTCACCGGCAATGGGCGTGATCGTGGATTGAAAGAGCTGACGATTCTGACCGAAACGCACCAGATCGGCGACGGTGACGAAATCCTGTTGCCCGAGGGTGCTGAACGGATCGCCGGACTGTTCCGTCACTTTGCGTTTCATGGCGAGAACTTGCATCGTATCGCCGAAGTTCGAGTGTTTCCGTTTTCGCCCGACAAAGCTCCGCCGCGTAGCAAACAAGTCGAAGACTTTTATCGCGTTCAGATGCCATCGATTCCGCTGATGGACGCGCCACCATCACGAATGAAGATGCGTTTTCTGATGAAGCAAGCGAATGACACCTGTCGCGTTGACGACTTGGTCTTCATTGCTCAGAAAGCGATTCCACCACAATTTGACACGATCCCCTATCGCGACCTGGGATCAGAATTCCCTCGTGAACGGGTGGAAATCCAATTGGACACCGATCACGAATTGTCGGTTGGTGGAACCAGCCGTCTGCAACGTGATCGATGGTTTCGAATGCACGAAACACCTGGAACCGTCGATGCCACGTTTGAAAATTGGGCCGCCCAGCGCGGATTCCTGACCGGTCGTGGTGCGTTCAAGTTCAATCCGGGACTGACCCGCAGTTGGGGCGGGTCCGAGGTTCTGCAGGAAAGCAAGACACAGCCCGGCGCCGCTGACATGAGCTTTTTTGATCGCTACGACGCCGGCGAACGTTTGCGAAAGGCGATCCCGCTGTACCAAGAAAAGCCGTTTGCGTGTTGTTTCAACGACTGGCCTGATTTCATGTCCGTGCCCTTGGTCGGCCGTGGCACACCTCAAGTGGAACACTTTGACGATGCCGCGGAATTGGCGGCCGCTCTGGTCGCCGAACAGATCAAGGACGCCGGTTACAGCGCCCATTGGTGGGAAGTCAAAAACGAAAGCAGTGTCCAATCCGAATGGGCCCACCACTGGCAGGAAAGCAAGGGCATCGACGGCTGGGGATTGCTTGCCGATTTTCACAATCGTGTCGCGGACGCCGTCCATCAGCGTTCGCCCGAAACCCAAGTCGGCGGTCCATCATCGGCCTACATGCAACTGCAAGTCAAAGACTTTGATCTGTATCGCAACCAAGCCCGGTTCATCGAAGAAACGCGTGGCCACATTGATTTCTTCTCGCATCACTTTTACGAAAACGCGTTGATGCTGGGTGCTCACGAGCGTCGTGGGCTGGGATATTCGAACTACCTGCTGGGCCGATACGAAGCCATTCTGGATATGCTTCGTGCGCACATGCACAAGGTCGACAATGTGTTGCCGATCCTGATCACCGAATGTGGTTCGCTTCAAAACGGTCGCCAGCCATCGGACAATTGGCTTCGGCTTTACGCCTGGAACGCCTATCTGAATAAGTCGATGCAGCGTCCCGATCAGATCGACTTGTTTGTTCCATTCATTTTCTTGCACATGTCGTGGAACCCCAACAGCGGCGATGCCGCATTCACCCCCAAAACGGATCGCGACCGCCATCGAACGATCGACGATTTTGATCGCACAACGGTGTCACGCTACTTTGATCTGTGGAGCGACTTTGACGGGAACCGGTTGCCGGTCGACTTCCAACGCGATTGGTTGGACGTCGTTGCCGTGCACGACGGTGAACGTGTCTCCCTGGCGGTGACCAACATGGGTGGACGACAAATCGCGATCGATTTATCGAAGGTTGCCCAACGCGTCGGTGCGAGTGCCGCGACACAGACTCGGCTGAATTACCATCGTGGCCAAGTCGTCTTTGAACCGGAACATACCGTGGACGCGTCGAAGATCCCCGTCGATGTCAACGAAACCACGGTGATTCGGCTTTTGTTGCCCCAGCCGCTTGCCCCCACGGGAACACTGGCAATGGATCGAAATTATGCCCATGCGACGGCGATCAAAAGCGACGGCCAATCCAAGACCTTCCGAATCAACGTTTCCGACGCGGCACGGGTCAAACACGCCAAACTGATTGTCGGTATGCATCGAAGTGGCGGCATCACGGAACCTTTGGCCGTTCAAATCAATGGCACGCCGGTTTCAATTGATACCGGCGACGCCGATGAGTTTTCCGAATTCTTCGCACCACTGGACGCGACCATTCGTCCATCGTTGGTTCAGCAAGAAAACCAGATCGACATCGTCGCCCAACCCGGGGCGACAATCACATCGGTCCAGTTGCAAACGCTAAGCGACGCGAACTAA
- a CDS encoding arylsulfatase, which translates to MMNKAFDVNRSEICRSIAVLLLVAVSTQIQAAPNNDRPNVILIFADDLGPGLLGCYGQQVIRTPNIDRLAAEGIRFTNYYGGVYCAPSRWTLLTGMHDGRIGGWAQTRPGLPIQRDSGRITQQEYERRFAALKANANPIAENEVFLAQIAQRAGFETAQFGKLDRGFLTWHQRVKRFGWDFYEGYFDHQRCHGFYPPYLWRNGQRFELPGNTRADCGKTSEKGDEPVGYGGQTYSQNVFIEGIVKFIRQNRDRRFFLYHPTQLPHGPVSIPELHPDFSDAPNLSLAEKKYASMVKMLDDHVGRIMHELKIQGLDENTIVFFTSDNGHELYYGPKDDYRAQRLPDGKPANLTDRKWRTAQHGDVFNGAGGRAGLKRSGYQGGMQCPMIARWPGKIAAGTETSLLSSHYDFLPTLADLVGQNRPAGKDGISYLPTLLGKEQTERHDHIFVFNRFATMGSSALIANDGFKLVEAQRDQGVFQLYNIAEDNEERFDLASRYPDKVQHMKKIMQQESNSPRPDLLLVQP; encoded by the coding sequence ATGATGAACAAGGCATTTGATGTGAACCGATCCGAAATCTGCCGCAGTATCGCCGTTTTGTTACTGGTTGCCGTGTCCACGCAAATCCAGGCGGCCCCAAACAACGATCGCCCCAATGTCATCCTAATCTTCGCGGACGACCTTGGCCCGGGACTACTGGGGTGTTACGGCCAACAAGTCATCCGCACGCCCAATATCGACCGCTTGGCCGCGGAGGGTATCCGATTCACCAACTATTACGGTGGCGTCTACTGTGCTCCATCACGCTGGACATTGTTGACCGGAATGCACGACGGTCGCATCGGCGGGTGGGCACAAACCCGCCCCGGCCTGCCCATCCAGCGTGATTCCGGACGCATCACACAGCAAGAATACGAAAGGCGATTCGCGGCGCTGAAGGCCAACGCAAATCCCATCGCCGAGAACGAAGTCTTCTTGGCACAAATTGCCCAGCGTGCCGGATTCGAAACCGCACAGTTCGGCAAACTCGATCGTGGCTTCCTGACGTGGCATCAGCGTGTCAAACGATTCGGATGGGATTTTTACGAAGGCTACTTCGACCACCAACGATGCCACGGCTTTTATCCACCCTACCTGTGGCGAAACGGCCAGCGATTCGAACTTCCGGGAAATACGCGCGCGGACTGCGGAAAGACTTCCGAGAAAGGTGATGAACCCGTCGGATACGGTGGCCAAACTTATTCACAAAATGTTTTCATCGAAGGCATCGTGAAGTTCATTCGCCAAAACCGTGATCGACGCTTCTTCCTCTATCATCCCACGCAATTGCCGCATGGTCCGGTTTCAATCCCGGAACTTCATCCCGATTTTTCTGACGCCCCGAATCTATCCTTGGCTGAAAAGAAGTACGCGTCGATGGTGAAGATGCTTGACGATCACGTCGGACGCATCATGCATGAGTTGAAGATACAGGGCTTGGACGAAAACACTATCGTCTTCTTCACATCGGACAACGGTCATGAACTCTACTACGGCCCCAAAGATGACTATCGCGCCCAGCGTTTGCCTGATGGAAAGCCAGCAAATCTGACCGACAGGAAATGGCGGACGGCCCAGCACGGTGATGTGTTCAACGGCGCCGGCGGACGCGCGGGTTTGAAACGAAGCGGTTACCAGGGCGGAATGCAATGCCCCATGATTGCACGCTGGCCTGGAAAAATTGCCGCGGGTACCGAGACCTCTCTGCTGTCATCACACTACGATTTCCTTCCCACTTTGGCAGATTTGGTGGGGCAGAATAGGCCCGCGGGAAAAGATGGGATCTCGTACTTGCCCACCTTGCTCGGGAAAGAACAAACCGAGCGACACGATCACATTTTTGTCTTCAATCGATTTGCCACGATGGGAAGCAGCGCATTGATCGCAAACGATGGCTTCAAGCTGGTCGAAGCCCAACGCGATCAAGGCGTTTTCCAACTGTACAACATTGCGGAAGACAACGAGGAACGTTTCGACCTGGCGTCCCGATACCCCGACAAAGTCCAGCACATGAAGAAGATCATGCAGCAAGAATCGAATTCTCCACGTCCGGACTTGCTTCTTGTTCAGCCCTAA
- a CDS encoding sulfatase-like hydrolase/transferase, which translates to MKRSPLLFFAFLAALALLPASAPAQQATSQAQSVVQPNVLWILTDDQRYDSIRAFNRMLHGREMSELGYVESPNVDRLAAMGTTFVNTYCQAQGCAPSRASMHFGRYPFRSGVYEFEYHNNNAPHCKPTLPEQMASLGYQTTHIGKLGVRLKTVQNNWAKPYPIYQTDLNFKQLHRDGLTGWGKDWFYEIDGIKLDPPIKQLRFFVTPDGEFEYASLELEKRFPKYAGSAEMTMKKYDLLRHFTPSKPPAPDNGSILAGVSSQPAGKTRDGWYASLFGEYLKSENQPFPVGSQTFDGVDPTKPLFCHIGFDFPHTPVLPPADYRECFQQHTYKVPQFSESELESMPKQMQKQVKAGYSDHFTDAQKQAMIQDYFAFCAYGDALVGQATDDFIRYSNDHQQPWVIVYVCGDHGWKLNDHGSVSKFTPWDIDAHNPIIVAASDKQAFPASKVVTDFTEFVDIAPTILAAAGADLSTERFDYLDGYDLAKVTSGDAPVRDYVVGESHAVTGPRAFIRTKEYVLSLQTRPDKRRGVDMQWAMKADYEDLDPGLYHMPSDPHEIHNLAFDDDYREVAEKLKDKLLRIVLGDGRIEVEWGPKADGTKIHRSSFATGAHDGKLEL; encoded by the coding sequence ATGAAACGTTCTCCCCTGCTCTTCTTCGCATTTTTGGCCGCACTGGCATTGCTGCCCGCCTCGGCCCCGGCCCAACAAGCGACATCGCAGGCCCAGTCCGTCGTCCAACCGAACGTGCTTTGGATTCTGACCGACGACCAGCGGTACGATTCCATCCGTGCTTTCAATCGAATGCTGCACGGTCGCGAAATGAGCGAACTGGGTTACGTTGAATCGCCCAACGTCGATCGCTTGGCGGCGATGGGCACGACGTTCGTCAATACGTACTGCCAAGCCCAAGGCTGCGCACCGTCACGTGCTTCGATGCATTTCGGACGTTACCCGTTCCGTTCGGGCGTCTATGAATTTGAATACCACAACAACAACGCCCCGCACTGCAAACCAACCCTTCCCGAACAAATGGCATCGTTGGGATACCAAACGACACACATCGGGAAACTAGGCGTCCGGTTGAAGACGGTCCAGAACAATTGGGCAAAACCTTATCCGATCTATCAAACGGACCTGAATTTCAAGCAACTGCACCGCGACGGATTGACCGGTTGGGGGAAAGACTGGTTCTACGAAATCGACGGCATCAAGCTGGACCCGCCCATCAAACAATTGCGTTTCTTTGTGACCCCGGATGGCGAGTTCGAATATGCATCTTTGGAACTGGAGAAACGTTTTCCCAAGTATGCCGGTTCGGCCGAGATGACGATGAAGAAGTACGACTTGCTGCGTCACTTCACGCCGTCCAAACCACCGGCCCCCGACAACGGATCCATTCTGGCGGGTGTCAGTTCACAACCGGCGGGTAAAACACGCGATGGTTGGTACGCGTCATTGTTTGGCGAATACCTGAAAAGCGAAAATCAACCATTCCCCGTTGGATCACAAACGTTTGACGGCGTGGATCCCACCAAGCCTCTGTTTTGTCACATCGGATTTGACTTTCCCCACACTCCCGTATTGCCCCCGGCGGACTATCGCGAGTGTTTCCAACAGCACACCTACAAGGTTCCTCAGTTCAGCGAAAGCGAATTGGAGTCGATGCCGAAGCAGATGCAGAAGCAAGTCAAAGCCGGCTATTCGGATCACTTCACCGATGCTCAGAAACAGGCGATGATCCAAGACTACTTTGCGTTCTGTGCCTACGGCGATGCGTTGGTCGGCCAGGCAACCGACGATTTCATTCGGTACAGCAATGACCATCAACAGCCCTGGGTGATCGTTTACGTCTGCGGCGATCACGGATGGAAACTCAATGACCACGGATCGGTCAGCAAATTCACGCCTTGGGATATCGACGCCCACAACCCGATCATCGTGGCCGCGTCGGACAAACAGGCATTCCCGGCTAGCAAAGTGGTCACGGACTTCACCGAGTTTGTCGATATCGCACCGACCATTCTCGCCGCAGCCGGTGCTGATCTTTCCACCGAACGCTTTGATTATCTGGACGGTTACGATCTGGCCAAAGTCACTTCCGGCGACGCACCGGTTCGAGATTATGTCGTGGGTGAAAGCCACGCGGTCACCGGACCTCGCGCGTTCATTCGTACCAAAGAATACGTGCTGTCGCTGCAGACCCGCCCCGACAAACGTCGCGGCGTCGACATGCAATGGGCCATGAAGGCTGATTACGAGGACCTGGACCCGGGTTTGTATCACATGCCCAGCGATCCTCATGAAATCCACAACTTGGCCTTCGACGACGACTATCGCGAGGTCGCTGAGAAATTAAAAGACAAGCTATTACGCATCGTCCTTGGCGACGGACGCATCGAAGTCGAATGGGGGCCAAAGGCTGACGGTACCAAAATCCATCGCAGCTCATTCGCGACCGGAGCCCACGACGGAAAACTGGAACTGTAG
- a CDS encoding methylated-DNA--[protein]-cysteine S-methyltransferase: MEGEPTEKKLGLQEHASVSHQGVLEGMLTPKDQDDRLADAILQRWAQRRPPAHGRIAVPFSLARIMSPLGPMVVAADQQRLILMEFADRETLDTQLRDTQALFCADFHIETNSLIRQVEEQLREYFRGHRSKFTVPCELRGTEFQRSVWEQLLAIPPGTTLSYQELANRVGKPGAQRAVGRANGQNRLAILVPCHRVVRADGKLSGYAGGVWRKRWLLERERQT; the protein is encoded by the coding sequence ATGGAGGGCGAACCGACTGAGAAGAAGTTGGGATTGCAAGAACATGCGTCGGTTTCCCATCAAGGCGTTCTGGAGGGAATGTTGACTCCGAAAGACCAGGACGATCGATTGGCCGACGCGATCCTTCAACGTTGGGCTCAACGTCGTCCGCCGGCACATGGTCGAATCGCCGTGCCTTTTTCCCTGGCTCGGATCATGTCACCTTTGGGGCCGATGGTGGTGGCCGCTGACCAACAGCGGTTGATTCTGATGGAGTTTGCCGATCGAGAAACACTGGATACACAGTTGCGGGACACCCAGGCGTTGTTCTGTGCTGACTTTCATATCGAAACCAATTCGTTGATTCGGCAAGTGGAAGAACAGTTGCGGGAGTACTTCCGCGGCCACCGAAGCAAGTTCACCGTCCCATGCGAACTTCGGGGCACAGAATTTCAGCGTTCGGTCTGGGAGCAACTGCTTGCGATCCCACCTGGGACGACCCTCAGTTACCAAGAACTGGCCAATCGAGTCGGAAAGCCTGGTGCCCAGCGAGCCGTGGGACGCGCCAACGGTCAGAATCGATTGGCGATTTTGGTTCCCTGCCATCGCGTCGTTCGCGCTGATGGGAAACTGAGTGGGTACGCCGGTGGAGTGTGGCGTAAGAGATGGTTGCTGGAACGTGAGCGACAAACCTGA
- a CDS encoding family 43 glycosylhydrolase, which yields MKFVLSTFVYVLASLTAVAGSAELPIVTVTHRSVEGIGATPGVMRRDPSDIIRVDDTYYVWYSRGKISPGYDATVWYATSSDGVHWDEQGQALAKGEPGGWDGASVFTPNILVAEGRYWLFYTGTSRKFQKGFNPDSKIGVAVSESPNGPWSRVGDGPVVTNSEHGNDFDSHLVDDACLVARDGKYWLYYKGRQLGKGPGQTQMGVAVAEDPQGPYMKHAANPVIPGNHEVLVWPQGGGVAAMIGTTGPKEITNSIMYAADGIRFTKTYHVNSGPWAGGVYRADDFKMDYSGGSPKWGIEIGRPVKGGGTRLPFLQRFEIPEVSQQSMR from the coding sequence ATGAAATTTGTATTGTCGACCTTTGTGTACGTTTTGGCATCGCTAACCGCTGTCGCGGGTTCCGCCGAACTTCCAATCGTTACGGTGACCCACCGAAGCGTCGAAGGGATTGGCGCGACACCAGGTGTGATGCGACGTGACCCCAGTGATATCATCCGAGTCGATGATACGTATTACGTGTGGTATTCCAGGGGGAAGATATCACCTGGATACGACGCAACCGTCTGGTATGCGACATCTTCGGATGGTGTGCACTGGGACGAACAGGGACAAGCCCTGGCAAAAGGAGAACCTGGCGGCTGGGATGGGGCCAGCGTCTTCACCCCCAATATCTTAGTGGCTGAAGGACGGTACTGGCTTTTCTATACGGGAACGTCCCGCAAATTTCAGAAAGGGTTCAATCCGGATTCAAAAATCGGCGTTGCCGTGTCCGAATCGCCAAATGGACCATGGTCGCGTGTGGGTGACGGTCCTGTCGTGACCAATAGTGAGCATGGAAATGATTTTGACAGCCATCTTGTAGACGACGCGTGTTTGGTCGCTCGTGACGGAAAGTACTGGCTTTATTATAAAGGCAGGCAGCTGGGGAAAGGTCCCGGGCAAACGCAAATGGGAGTTGCAGTCGCGGAGGATCCACAGGGGCCCTACATGAAACATGCGGCGAACCCCGTCATTCCTGGAAATCATGAAGTGTTGGTCTGGCCGCAAGGTGGTGGTGTGGCGGCGATGATCGGGACCACGGGCCCCAAAGAGATCACAAATTCCATCATGTACGCTGCCGACGGAATTCGATTTACCAAGACTTATCATGTGAATAGCGGACCCTGGGCGGGTGGGGTTTACCGTGCTGATGATTTCAAGATGGATTACTCAGGTGGTTCGCCCAAGTGGGGAATCGAAATTGGAAGGCCCGTGAAGGGCGGGGGCACCCGCTTACCGTTCCTTCAGCGTTTTGAAATTCCCGAGGTTAGTCAGCAATCGATGCGGTGA
- a CDS encoding sulfatase → MRPESKSRWLIVCVLLLGVATVRSTAAAETDTPPLNFVVLLVDDLGFMDIGANNPNCFYETPNIDRFSDSAMRFTNGYAANPVCSPTRFSLMTGRYPTRTQATNFFSGKREGTFRPAPLNDKMPLDEVTIAEVLKPKGYQTFFAGKWHLGPDSDFYPPAQGFDVNMGGYHRGGPYTGKKYFSPFQNPELKPDSPPGDHLPDRLARETASFIEQNADQPFLAYLAFYSVHTPLMGRPDLVKKYQAKAAEIEGEEFADEEQVFGDRPRKVRILQKHAVYAAMVEAMDQAVGKVLDQIDAAGIADHTVVVLTSDNGGLSTSEGSPTSNLPLRGGKGWVYEGGIREPWIIRYPGVTQPGSVSDEPICSIDLLPTIAAAVDATLPQPIDGINLAPALRGNSLDREALFWHYPHYSNQGGFPGGAIRMGNYKLVERYEDGRIHLYDLSRDVGEKNDLADSMPDKAEQMRHRLHDWYQDVNAHFLREKNGNQPWVPSE, encoded by the coding sequence ATGCGACCTGAATCAAAATCCCGCTGGCTGATTGTCTGTGTCCTCTTGCTGGGTGTCGCCACCGTGCGATCCACCGCGGCCGCAGAAACGGACACACCGCCATTGAACTTTGTCGTCTTATTGGTCGATGACCTCGGCTTCATGGACATTGGTGCGAACAACCCGAATTGTTTTTACGAAACGCCAAACATCGATCGCTTTTCTGATTCCGCAATGCGATTCACCAACGGCTATGCAGCGAACCCGGTTTGTTCGCCGACGCGGTTCAGTTTGATGACGGGCCGTTATCCGACGAGAACTCAGGCGACCAATTTCTTTTCGGGAAAACGCGAAGGCACGTTTCGCCCGGCACCGTTGAACGACAAGATGCCTTTGGACGAAGTGACGATCGCGGAAGTGTTGAAGCCCAAGGGATACCAAACCTTCTTTGCCGGCAAATGGCATCTCGGTCCTGATTCGGATTTCTACCCGCCAGCCCAAGGTTTCGATGTAAACATGGGCGGCTATCACCGTGGCGGCCCCTACACGGGCAAGAAGTACTTTTCGCCTTTTCAAAATCCAGAATTGAAACCTGACAGCCCGCCGGGTGACCATTTACCGGATCGCCTGGCTCGTGAAACCGCTTCCTTTATCGAACAAAATGCGGACCAACCCTTCTTGGCATACCTGGCTTTCTATTCCGTCCACACGCCATTGATGGGACGCCCGGATTTGGTGAAGAAATACCAAGCGAAAGCAGCGGAGATCGAAGGCGAAGAATTTGCCGATGAAGAACAGGTCTTCGGCGATCGTCCCCGCAAGGTTCGCATTCTTCAGAAGCATGCCGTTTATGCCGCAATGGTCGAAGCCATGGATCAGGCGGTTGGCAAGGTCTTGGACCAAATCGACGCCGCCGGAATCGCCGATCACACCGTCGTCGTTCTGACATCCGACAATGGCGGGTTGTCCACATCGGAAGGTTCGCCCACCAGCAATCTGCCGCTGCGTGGCGGCAAAGGCTGGGTGTATGAAGGTGGCATTCGTGAACCATGGATCATTCGGTACCCCGGTGTGACCCAACCCGGCAGCGTCAGCGACGAACCGATCTGTTCGATTGACCTGCTTCCGACCATTGCCGCTGCGGTGGACGCGACGCTACCCCAACCGATCGATGGGATCAACTTGGCTCCCGCCCTTCGTGGAAACTCACTGGATCGCGAAGCACTCTTTTGGCACTACCCCCACTACAGCAATCAAGGTGGCTTTCCCGGCGGCGCGATCCGCATGGGCAATTACAAGCTGGTCGAACGTTACGAAGACGGCCGGATTCACTTATACGATCTGTCCAGAGACGTGGGCGAAAAGAATGACCTGGCCGATAGCATGCCGGACAAGGCAGAACAGATGCGGCATCGGCTACACGATTGGTATCAGGACGTGAACGCGCACTTCCTTCGGGAAAAGAACGGCAACCAACCTTGGGTCCCCAGCGAATGA
- a CDS encoding sulfatase family protein, producing the protein MRTPCSAGVVLTAIACLIQWGIGSVVAFSTDQRPNLIFLMADDQCTYSLGCYGNNDVQTPNLDQLARDGIVFDNHYVTTAICMASRATVMTGRFEFKTGCNFTHGDMRLDTWKTSYPVLLRRSGYRTAFAGKFGFDVVDQQGEKRLKLSSEFDRWGGGPGQTSYKTKANASMAAYADKYPHSTMSYGAFGRDFIQSSAISGQPFCLSISFKAPHKPAEPDPEFDQVYRNKRFKKPDNFGREYGTHFSKQSKTDRQYERFFSWNYADDYDGVMAKYHQQVYGIDQAVGMIRKALKQCNVDHNTVIIYTSDNGFLCGSHGYGSKVLPYEESSRVPLIVFDPRSSQFGQNRRCEALTGNCDFMPTLLTLAGVPVPQGTDGGDLMTLYEDPSQSIHESLPLINVWGNPATHSLSVVTKDHKYILWSYAGDGFEASEEFYDTANDPLELVNLARDNQQIETLRLMRRRYDAYVRQWAKESVPYNGYSRYATVFDRNLPWSKKAALTKRRKPQE; encoded by the coding sequence ATGCGCACTCCCTGCTCTGCTGGTGTTGTACTGACCGCCATCGCTTGCCTTATCCAGTGGGGGATCGGTTCGGTGGTTGCGTTCTCGACCGATCAACGTCCCAACCTGATCTTTTTGATGGCCGACGATCAGTGCACCTATTCCCTGGGATGCTACGGCAACAACGATGTCCAAACACCGAATCTCGATCAACTGGCACGCGATGGCATCGTGTTTGACAATCACTACGTCACCACAGCCATCTGCATGGCCAGTCGGGCAACCGTGATGACGGGGCGATTCGAGTTCAAGACCGGATGCAATTTCACGCACGGTGACATGCGGCTTGACACTTGGAAGACGTCCTACCCGGTTCTGCTTCGCCGATCGGGCTATCGCACGGCGTTTGCGGGAAAGTTCGGCTTCGACGTTGTTGACCAACAAGGCGAAAAACGATTGAAGCTGTCGAGTGAGTTCGATCGCTGGGGCGGTGGCCCGGGTCAGACGAGTTACAAAACCAAAGCGAATGCGTCCATGGCCGCTTATGCGGACAAGTATCCCCATTCAACAATGTCCTATGGCGCGTTTGGTCGAGATTTCATTCAGAGTTCCGCAATCTCCGGCCAGCCATTTTGTCTTTCCATCAGCTTCAAAGCACCACACAAACCTGCCGAACCGGATCCAGAATTTGATCAGGTTTACCGAAACAAACGCTTCAAGAAACCCGACAACTTCGGCCGCGAGTACGGGACACATTTTTCCAAACAAAGCAAAACAGACCGCCAATACGAGCGTTTCTTTAGCTGGAACTATGCCGATGACTACGACGGCGTGATGGCCAAGTACCATCAGCAGGTCTATGGAATCGATCAAGCCGTCGGGATGATTCGAAAAGCCTTGAAGCAGTGCAATGTCGACCACAACACGGTCATCATCTACACGTCAGACAATGGATTTCTATGTGGGTCGCACGGCTATGGATCCAAAGTCCTTCCCTACGAAGAATCATCACGCGTCCCATTGATCGTCTTCGATCCGCGGTCCTCACAGTTTGGCCAAAACCGGCGTTGCGAAGCGTTGACCGGAAATTGCGACTTCATGCCGACGTTGCTGACGCTTGCGGGCGTTCCCGTTCCGCAGGGAACCGACGGTGGCGACCTGATGACTCTTTATGAAGATCCTTCCCAATCCATCCATGAATCATTGCCACTAATCAACGTTTGGGGGAATCCGGCAACCCATTCACTCTCCGTAGTCACCAAAGATCACAAATACATCTTGTGGTCCTACGCCGGCGACGGATTCGAAGCGTCAGAAGAGTTCTACGATACAGCAAACGATCCGTTGGAATTGGTGAATCTTGCTCGAGACAACCAGCAGATAGAAACGCTTCGCCTGATGCGTCGCCGATACGATGCATATGTCCGTCAGTGGGCCAAAGAATCGGTACCCTACAACGGCTATTCGCGATACGCCACGGTGTTTGATCGCAATCTACCCTGGAGCAAGAAAGCCGCATTGACCAAGCGACGAAAACCCCAGGAATGA